GAGTGAATCATATCATCTAAAAGTTGACAATGAGAATCTCCACAGAAGAATTTTTGTGTTGGAGACAACTGTGAAAGAGAGTAAATAAGCTATCTGCTCTTCAAAAGCAAATTGAGGCTCAGGAAAATGAGATGTCTAATCAGATTAGATCATTTGAGCAGCTTAATAAGGAATGTGACCTGACGAGACAAATATGCCCCTTCACTGGTTGTGCAAAAGATGTAAAATGTGGTGACACCGCAGCAGAAGTCCTACATTGGATAATGAAAAAGAAACCGGGACTAAATTGGTTAAAAAAACCATAACTGATGATGTTGGTATTAGTGTAAAGGTTCAGAGACCAAATTTGCCGAatttccataaaaaaaaaaaaaaattacagggACCACTGTGTTCCCAACACCCCCAAGCACCTATCATCTATGCCCTTTCAATTAACATATTTGCTAACACTATTCTCCCGATAAAAAACTTAGAATATCCACTATAAATAAGTATgacttcaagaaaaaaaaactttgtaCCTCATTAATCAGCTGTAAATTGTAATAAGCTAGATATCTATAAGAACAAAGATTATGACATAAATCCTAATTACAAGTTGCAAAAAGAAGAAGGATCCATACGACAGCCTTTTTGTCAGACCATAGTGGCAAAGATAGTTGAATTGgtaaaacaaaagaagtttgAACAAAGAAATAGCACTGATCCAAAAAGCAACAGCTGACAGATACACAATTACTAGTAGTTTGCTTTCGTAACACAACATCTTACTCTGCACCCACGATTAAGCACTAATATATGGTGTAAACATCCAAGAATTCGTACACAAAAGCAAGAGGAATAACCAATGATAGGCTCACAAGTTCGTCCAAAATACAAATTAACCTAAACATGGCAAATCAACTAGCAAGTACAATGTAATAATAGGTGCAGAAGAAGCAAACCTCTTCATAAGGTAAAGCCAAAGCAGAAAGGTCCTTCAATGAAACGCCAAAATCCAATCTTGAAGCCAAGAAAAGTCCAACTGCTGCAAGAATGGAAGCCACTGCTATCCGCTTGTTAACACTTTTGGTTGGATACTCTGGAAATCCAACCTCAACCTCAACCTTCACCTCATCGGAGGAGGAAGCTGCCTTTTCAGTGGCATTACCATCATTTTCAGGTACAGGCTGTACATCAAGTTTTTCCTGAACTAATATAATCAAGAATTATACAAAAAATAATTGACCTTTTAATATGacaaccaaattccaactagtGAGAGGATTCCATCTATATACCGTTGTGGCAGAGGAAGAATCAGTGGGATTGGGGCCGGTTTGGCAGCATACAATCTTTAGATACGTGGGATTTTTAAGTTTAATTCGTGGACGGATGATGGGTTTAAGGAAGTGGGAGGGTAGGTGAGCTCGATTGGGGAATGGCGGGAGTCTGCGGAGACCGAGGGAGGTTGAGGTTGAAATCACGAGCGCCATTGAAGATAGGGCGGGGGCTGGAGGTGCTTCAATGTTAAACACTTGTTTATGGTGCAGCGAAGTCAAAGTGTGATTGTACAAATAGGGATGGCGACGGGTCGGTAGGCAAGGGTGGGGGTGGGGACAAAATATTCCCCCGCCTTAAAATGGGGCGGGCGATGGGCccgtgaaaaaaaaatatatatatatatatatatatatatacatcactcaaatagggatggcaacgggtgGGCATCCGTCCCGCGGGGATAAAAATGGGGCGGGGGATGGAGTGGGGCGGAGGCGGGAGCGGGGACAAAATATTCCCCCCAGCATTAAAATGGGGCGGGGATGTCCCCcgccaaaatatatatatatatatatatacatacatacatacacacataaaACAATCCTAAATTTCCTAAAACTGCTCCTTTACATCATTTGTCGATTGCCGCACAATCTGGACCTTTCACCCTCTTTCTTCTGTGTTCTTCTTCACGTTTTGCTTTCATCCACTCTTGAATCATTTTTAGGTTTGCTCCCTTATCATTCTTATCTTGATAGATTAATGAAGCACACTTGGTGAATAAATGATTGCATCTGTGTCAATCCCTTTGCCGTAGTGCTTAAAGCTTAAGATTCCATTTTTGTCAATTCCTTTAGATGTCTCTTTTCTTTGCCGTGGGTTGTGGTACTTAAAACctacttttgtttttctaataCTTCACGTTTAGGTTGCTGGAGATTAAGAACTACCAATTGTAGTTTTGCTATTTGATTTTTCAGCTGATTTCCATCTTCTCACAAAATCATCCTGTTGTTTCTGGTCTTTTCCTTTGACTTGGGTTGGTTCattttgggcattttttttATGGGTAGATTGAGAACTCTAGCTGATGGAGTTTGATTTATTGTGCTATTTACTTTTTTGTGATCAGTCCATTTATTGTGCTATTTGCTTTTTTGTCTTTGTAGATTTCTTATCACAGTGAACCAGTCCGAAAATGTAATTGCATCTAAACAGGGGAATAATTCATCAACTTCACAATCAATGAATGTTGAATCAATTTACTTGACAAATGCAATAGAAGAAGATGAATATGAAattgaaggaggaaaaagaaaattaaaattgaaagtttGGGCACATTTTGATAGAGAGAAAGGTGACGATGACATTTTTTATGGTGTATGCAAGTATTGTAAAAAGAAATACAAGACAGGTAGCACTCATGGAACCAGTACATTGCATGATCATTACAGAAGGTGTGCTAAAAGGCCTAAACAAGATATTAGGCAAATATTACTTCGAAGTGGTAGTAAAAAGAATGATAGCAAACAAGAATTGCACAATTATGTGTTCGATCAACAACAATCACGTCATGAATGTCAAAGTtgctttatcaagtgagttaTCACATCTCGAGATTGATGAAGAGCAAATGTTCTGCAGTTGTTGAGTTATATTAATGAAGAAAAAAGTTGGATTTATTATTGAGTGTTTTtagtttgttgaattttgagttaTTAAATCCTTTTAGATAGCCATGGATATAATTTATTATGGACGGGTCATATTTAGCTAATTAGTTCAGGAGACCTGTGAATGCTATTACTTAATGGGAAAAGCTCTATATTGCTGTAAAGCTATGCTAGGGCTTTGGATATGAATCTCTGGCATCTTATGTACTAATACTCATTTTACGGCAATTAAATTGTTTAAGATTTTagtattatataaaaaaaagagttaatcTGACATGGAAACCGGGAACTGTGGGGGAAACGGGGCGGGGACCGGGGGGAGTTATTTGACAacggggcgggggttgggggAAGGATCCCCCGCCCcacccccgccccattgccatccctaggtACAAAGTTCAGATTCATGCGATGAGATTGACACAAAGTGAAATTGGCATGGACGGCTTTTTCCTGGAAGCGTGGGGGCTTTATCATTTCTccaataaattatcaatttagtccctaaacttttacACTTAAGGCAATTTAGTCTTTTAACTTTGTTTAGCATATAAGTTATGAATTAATCGTCTATACACTGAAAttaaatacataatatataatccgaatttaaatttgaaactcaaattttgcatatgtgttGTATATTCAATCGTGATAGtgtacactgtcagtgtatataagatttattcatAATTTATTCCTTCAATTTAAGTTTTCTATCCAATAATTTAGTCCGTCATAGGCAGaactagaaaattttctttgaaagGGCGAACTCCAATTCAACTAAAACTTAAGTATATAATTTGAAATAGTTCTAAATTTTGCAAAGGTAAAAGTTTAAATCtacacaaaatttttttgaaaatcttaAGGCTTGTTTGGATAGCCATTTTCCACCGAAAAATGGCCTTGTTTTCCGTGAatacatttccctatcacctttttacctcacatacatcaaatcgttacaataatttttcaaagaaaaatccatggaaaatgcaatccaaacacaaccttaacTTTTTAACAGCAAAAAACTTAGAACATATTTGGATTgctatattttgaatttttcgTAGAAAAATGTATCGTAGcgatgagataaaaaggtgattaaaagATATgttaacaaaatataaaaaatttttgtacagaaaattgcaatccaaacaaggccttaaattttcaaacttggGAGGGGGAAGGCCTTCCTGATGACATGGATCGCACTCTATCCGCATGCAACTGTGCCGGTCAATCCCTGGCCTGTCAGTCATGTACTACTGTGCATAGTATCTCAGCAGGAAAAACAGAACCATTAGTTGACCCACACCTCAATTCCCCAAGCAAGTAGGGGTGCGCattgtgtgaggacccgtaattttcttaatttctaggttttaatttcttttaattatacgtttttccaccttttctttattcgaaaaattgtgcaaataaattttatgagtaaatatagcttttaaatgatttttctagtatcggttagtttttgagaaattaagagcgtatattggacgtgggacccactagtgcagaaaattcggaaaatttcggccaactaggttaagttttgtatactgggtttaatttatcaggtgttaagagataattaaaggatgcctagatggactatcattggagagacaaaaggatagaattgcattaaaaagggtgacaagtgtcaccttcctattcaaccttgactttgaccattatttcttacctttactaatactcaattttgacccaaaaagcacctaaatttctgcaagcttggccgaccctctctctctcaagaaagaaagaaaactcttcaagttttagctccaatcttgctcaagttgaaccatccaaccatttgatcttgcaattactccataaaacccctccacttagtgattgtgaagtgattggtgaagttatttggaaagctaagaggactagtagctctctctctcttgtttctaaggtgagttgtgaagaaccaccctcctcccttaattgatgcttaaatcatgattagtggtggtatgggATGCAATATTAtagattatttcttgatttgtggttgaagtgatgaagttttattatttttggggatttttctgttttaatatgaacatgattgtgtggctatctatgatgattggaaatggtatataatgactctagaaagtggaaaaagtgattaattgcaaccaatttctggtttggaagaaatttcagaaaattagggttcttgagggagcattctgtccgaatttttagctcctagttagaggctgaattggccttagcttaaaatatgaaagttgtagggaatgacattttagaggtgcctacaaaatttcaggtcaatcggagtagtgtagaatgagaaaagttgaaattacccttACTGTCCTGgctttatccgaatgtaagaattgcgcctataattggttgttttggctggaattgcttccgaattggttgttaagcccttctgatgaaatttagccctgtttcttagctttcaactggttttggaatttctggatttggacttggagagcctgagttatgatgtttccgctagaatgcgttttggtgaatctgttttacgtttttgatgtagtatcttgcatttatgactttgttacactcaaaactggacaaAGTTGTCTTCTgaaacattgtagccctatctcttagtttcgaaatggtgggtcttgcaccctcatccaataattgtagtgaaattggtgccattaccgcaaaatgaggtcaaaaactgtttttttttcagggttaaagctaattccatttccggatttttctgatttcctctaatgcttatatatgcttatggaaccctattg
The genomic region above belongs to Coffea arabica cultivar ET-39 chromosome 7c, Coffea Arabica ET-39 HiFi, whole genome shotgun sequence and contains:
- the LOC113700207 gene encoding thioredoxin-like protein HCF164, chloroplastic translates to MALVISTSTSLGLRRLPPFPNRAHLPSHFLKPIIRPRIKLKNPTYLKIVCCQTGPNPTDSSSATTEKLDVQPVPENDGNATEKAASSSDEVKVEVEVGFPEYPTKSVNKRIAVASILAAVGLFLASRLDFGVSLKDLSALALPYEEALSNGKPTVVEFYADWCEVCRELAPDIYKIEQQYKDRVNFVMLNVDNTKWEQELDEFGVEGIPHFSFLDNNGNEEGNIVGRLPRQYLLENVNALARGEASIPHARVVGQYSSAGSRKVHQVADPRSHG